One genomic window of Nitrosomonas sp. Is35 includes the following:
- the murA gene encoding UDP-N-acetylglucosamine 1-carboxyvinyltransferase, with protein MQKLIIQGGVPLQGEISISGAKNAALPVLCAALLTGESLKITNVPALHDITTMMSLLKQMGTDISMPSNNEVVLSAATLSQLIAPYEMVKTMRAAILVLGPLLARAGEAEISLPGGCAIGLRPVDQHIKGLQAMGAEIHIRHGYIHAVAKKLHGARIVFDIVTVTGTENLMMAATLAEGTTILENAAREPEIIDLANCLKAMGAKIQGAGTDIITIEGVPSLHGAEHMVMPDRIETGTFLVAATATGGEIHLKNTDAHLLDAVLDKLTEAGARIDSNENWINLRMHAKPKSVNVRTAPYPAFPTDMQAQFMSLNCIADGTAIITETIFENRLMHVQELKRMNASIEVEGNAAIVTGIAHLDGTNVMATDLRASASLVIAGLIAQGETVIDRIYHLDRGYENIEGKLSALGAQIRRIQ; from the coding sequence ATGCAAAAACTGATTATCCAGGGGGGCGTACCGCTACAAGGCGAAATTTCCATTTCGGGCGCAAAAAACGCCGCGCTTCCAGTGTTGTGCGCCGCGTTGCTCACCGGGGAATCGCTTAAAATCACTAATGTTCCCGCATTGCATGACATCACCACCATGATGTCACTGCTCAAACAAATGGGAACGGATATTTCTATGCCTAGCAACAATGAAGTGGTGCTATCGGCCGCCACGCTGTCCCAGTTGATCGCACCGTATGAAATGGTCAAAACCATGCGCGCCGCCATTCTGGTGCTTGGCCCTTTGCTTGCGCGCGCCGGAGAAGCGGAGATTTCATTGCCCGGCGGCTGCGCCATCGGTCTGCGCCCGGTCGATCAACACATCAAAGGCTTGCAGGCAATGGGCGCGGAAATTCATATCCGGCATGGCTACATTCATGCGGTAGCGAAAAAACTGCACGGCGCGCGCATCGTTTTCGATATCGTGACGGTCACCGGTACCGAGAATCTGATGATGGCGGCAACTCTCGCCGAAGGAACGACAATTCTCGAAAATGCGGCGCGAGAACCGGAGATTATCGATCTTGCCAACTGCTTGAAAGCGATGGGAGCAAAAATTCAAGGCGCTGGCACCGACATCATCACAATTGAAGGTGTACCGTCGCTGCATGGCGCGGAACACATGGTCATGCCGGATCGTATTGAAACCGGTACATTTCTGGTCGCGGCTACCGCCACCGGTGGTGAAATTCATTTAAAAAATACCGATGCGCATCTTCTTGACGCGGTATTGGATAAATTAACCGAAGCCGGTGCACGAATTGATTCCAATGAAAATTGGATTAACCTGAGAATGCACGCGAAACCCAAGTCTGTGAATGTGCGTACCGCCCCCTACCCGGCTTTTCCGACCGATATGCAGGCGCAATTCATGTCGCTGAATTGCATTGCTGATGGAACCGCGATCATTACCGAAACCATTTTTGAAAACCGCCTGATGCATGTGCAGGAATTGAAGCGCATGAACGCCAGCATCGAAGTCGAAGGCAACGCCGCCATCGTCACCGGCATTGCTCACTTGGACGGTACCAATGTCATGGCAACCGATCTACGCGCTTCGGCCAGTCTCGTGATTGCCGGATTGATTGCGCAAGGTGAAACCGTGATTGACCGTATCTATCACCTGGATCGCGGTTATGAAAATATCGAAGGAAAACTATCCGCGCTCGGCGCGCAAATCCGCCGTATCCAATAA
- a CDS encoding Rid family detoxifying hydrolase, translating into MTKQIIHTADAPQAIGTYSQAVRVRGGGYTIYLSGQIGLNPVSMQMADGIEAQIQQVFANLKAVAAASDGSLNDIVKLNIFLTDLGNFALVNEIMASHFSQPYPARAAVGVKALPRDALVEMDAVMVLQS; encoded by the coding sequence ATGACCAAGCAAATCATCCATACCGCCGATGCGCCACAAGCCATTGGCACTTATTCGCAAGCAGTACGGGTGCGGGGAGGAGGATATACCATTTATCTATCGGGACAGATTGGATTGAATCCGGTCAGCATGCAAATGGCGGATGGGATTGAAGCCCAGATTCAGCAGGTATTCGCCAACCTGAAAGCGGTGGCGGCAGCCAGTGACGGCAGTTTGAACGATATTGTGAAGCTCAATATATTTCTCACCGATCTCGGCAATTTCGCGCTGGTCAATGAAATCATGGCCAGTCATTTTTCCCAGCCCTATCCGGCCCGTGCCGCCGTCGGTGTTAAAGCGCTGCCGCGCGATGCGCTGGTGGAAATGGATGCAGTCATGGTGCTGCAAAGCTGA
- the recG gene encoding ATP-dependent DNA helicase RecG, which produces MTASPQVQEKLSRLGIATELGLILHLPIRYEDETHLFPIADAPPGQTVQVEGVIIHNEVVFRPRRQLVCQVEDNSGVVVMRFLNFYGSQIKMYAVGKRVRLLGEIRGGFFGAEMVHPKCRIVREGESLADTMTPVYPTTAGLTQTILSKLIAQALRNAQHMLTETIPDLIVRKYRLMSLPDSIQCLHNPPPEVSIEALQTRTHPAWRRVKFDELLAQQLSMRLHYRQRRSRSAPALAQKDTLKQQFLAQLSFTLTTAQIRVCTEISRDLASAYPMQRLLQGDVGSGKTIVAALAALQAIENGYQAAIMAPTEILAEQHFQKLTGWFEPLGIKVVWLSGSQKKKQKQAVLDDIASGAAHLAAGTHALFQDQVIFHQLGLAIIDEQHRFGVQQRLALRMKGTQSDQVPHQLMMSATPIPRTLSMSYFADLDVSIIDELPPGRSPVVTKLIAGNRREEVIARIRHACEQGKQVYWVCPLIEESETLQLQTAMETFENLHSVFPDLTIGLVHGRLPAQEKATVMSAFKQGEIQLLVATTVIEVGVDVPNASLMVIENAERMGLSQLHQLRGRVGRGPEASICILMFQQPLSEIARKRLRIIFEHTDGFEIARQDLNLRGPGEFLGARQSGVPMLRFADLEQDGELITAAQAAAEEMLNSYPELVQRHIERWLGDKTEYLRV; this is translated from the coding sequence GTGACTGCCAGCCCGCAGGTGCAGGAAAAATTATCTCGTTTGGGCATTGCTACCGAACTGGGTTTGATTTTGCACCTGCCGATTCGTTATGAAGATGAAACACATCTATTTCCCATCGCCGATGCGCCGCCAGGGCAAACGGTACAAGTTGAAGGCGTTATAATTCACAATGAAGTGGTTTTTCGTCCCAGACGGCAACTGGTTTGCCAGGTGGAAGATAACAGCGGTGTTGTAGTGATGCGCTTTCTGAATTTCTACGGCAGTCAAATCAAAATGTATGCAGTGGGAAAGCGTGTGCGGTTATTGGGCGAGATACGTGGCGGTTTTTTTGGCGCCGAAATGGTGCATCCCAAATGCCGCATCGTTCGTGAAGGAGAATCGCTGGCGGATACAATGACGCCGGTTTATCCCACGACAGCGGGTTTGACGCAAACGATTCTGAGCAAATTGATCGCACAGGCTTTGCGGAATGCACAGCACATGCTGACCGAAACCATCCCTGACCTTATTGTCCGGAAATACCGGCTGATGAGTCTTCCGGATAGCATCCAGTGTCTGCATAATCCGCCGCCCGAGGTATCGATCGAAGCGTTGCAAACGCGCACGCATCCGGCTTGGCGGCGCGTCAAATTCGACGAATTGCTGGCGCAGCAATTATCGATGCGTTTGCATTACCGGCAACGGCGTAGCCGTTCCGCACCGGCGCTGGCGCAAAAAGACACACTGAAACAGCAATTTCTCGCGCAACTGAGTTTTACCCTGACAACTGCGCAAATCAGAGTTTGCACAGAAATCAGCCGAGATTTGGCTTCCGCGTATCCGATGCAGCGCTTGCTGCAAGGCGATGTCGGCAGCGGCAAAACGATCGTGGCCGCGTTGGCCGCGTTACAGGCGATTGAAAATGGTTATCAGGCGGCTATCATGGCGCCGACCGAGATTCTTGCCGAGCAGCATTTTCAGAAATTAACCGGCTGGTTTGAGCCGTTGGGAATCAAGGTGGTTTGGCTGTCCGGCAGCCAGAAGAAGAAACAAAAGCAAGCGGTGCTGGACGATATCGCATCCGGCGCTGCGCACTTGGCTGCCGGTACGCACGCGCTGTTCCAGGATCAGGTGATATTTCATCAATTGGGTCTGGCGATTATTGATGAGCAACACCGCTTCGGCGTGCAGCAGCGCCTGGCACTGCGCATGAAAGGTACGCAATCCGATCAAGTACCGCACCAGTTGATGATGAGCGCGACACCGATTCCACGCACATTGTCGATGAGTTATTTCGCCGATCTGGACGTGTCAATCATCGACGAATTGCCGCCGGGCCGCTCGCCGGTCGTGACCAAATTGATCGCCGGTAACCGCCGTGAAGAGGTTATTGCGCGTATACGTCATGCCTGCGAGCAAGGTAAGCAAGTCTATTGGGTTTGCCCGTTGATCGAGGAATCCGAGACGTTGCAATTGCAAACCGCGATGGAAACATTTGAAAATTTGCACTCGGTTTTTCCGGATTTAACGATTGGCTTGGTGCATGGACGCTTGCCTGCGCAGGAAAAAGCCACTGTGATGTCAGCGTTCAAGCAAGGAGAAATCCAATTACTGGTCGCGACAACGGTTATTGAAGTCGGTGTGGATGTGCCGAATGCGTCGCTGATGGTGATCGAAAACGCCGAACGCATGGGTTTGTCGCAATTGCATCAGTTACGCGGCCGTGTCGGGCGCGGACCGGAAGCGAGTATTTGTATTCTGATGTTTCAACAACCCTTGTCCGAGATCGCCCGCAAGCGGCTCAGAATTATTTTTGAACATACCGATGGTTTTGAAATCGCCCGTCAGGATTTAAACTTGCGCGGCCCCGGTGAATTCCTGGGAGCGCGGCAGAGTGGTGTACCGATGCTGCGTTTTGCCGATCTGGAACAAGATGGAGAGCTCATCACAGCCGCGCAAGCTGCCGCGGAAGAAATGCTCAACAGCTATCCGGAGCTGGTGCAGCGGCATATCGAGCGGTGGCTGGGGGATAAAACCGAATATTTGCGAGTATGA
- a CDS encoding bestrophin family protein — protein sequence MIVKDKVSWTRLLFHFRGSSFMVTWPRILMVTISAMIVTYIELYYNIQAYTLTTTPFLLIGVALGIFLGFRNSASYDKFWEGRKLWGALVNTSRNLARQTCFLIKAPQDNEAVRQFREMFVKRMIAYTHALRCHLRREDSAEEIKKFLTPDDLAQVLQSTHRPLAILQQLGRDLAIARERQWLSEFNHPAMDAQINELTHILGGCERIRNTPLPFSYSVLIHRIVASYCIFLPFGLVETTSVLTPIVVLLISYAFFELDAIGDEIEDPFGLQPNDLPLTAISRNIEINLLELIDAPDRPVPLSPVDDILM from the coding sequence ATGATTGTTAAGGATAAGGTTTCATGGACACGATTGCTGTTTCATTTCAGAGGCAGCAGTTTCATGGTGACGTGGCCACGTATCCTCATGGTGACTATCTCCGCGATGATCGTGACCTATATCGAGCTGTACTACAACATTCAAGCGTATACGCTCACGACGACTCCGTTCTTGCTGATTGGTGTTGCGCTGGGTATATTCCTGGGCTTCCGTAATAGCGCTTCGTACGATAAATTTTGGGAAGGGCGCAAACTTTGGGGTGCATTGGTCAACACTTCGCGCAATCTGGCGCGCCAAACATGTTTTCTGATCAAAGCGCCACAGGATAATGAGGCGGTACGGCAGTTTCGCGAAATGTTTGTCAAACGCATGATTGCGTATACGCATGCACTGCGCTGTCATTTACGTAGGGAAGATTCCGCTGAGGAAATCAAAAAATTTCTAACGCCGGATGATCTGGCTCAAGTACTCCAATCGACACACCGTCCGCTGGCCATTTTGCAGCAACTGGGCCGTGATCTTGCAATTGCGCGCGAACGGCAGTGGCTAAGTGAATTCAATCATCCGGCGATGGATGCGCAGATCAACGAGCTCACCCATATTCTCGGCGGCTGCGAACGCATCAGAAATACCCCACTACCGTTCAGTTATTCCGTATTGATCCACCGTATTGTGGCCTCTTACTGCATTTTCCTGCCGTTTGGATTGGTTGAAACCACCAGTGTACTGACGCCGATTGTTGTGCTGCTGATTTCGTATGCCTTCTTTGAATTGGATGCCATCGGCGATGAAATTGAAGATCCTTTCGGTTTGCAACCGAATGATCTGCCGTTGACTGCGATTTCACGCAATATCGAGATTAACTTGCTGGAACTGATCGATGCCCCCGACCGGCCGGTTCCTCTTAGTCCTGTGGATGATATTTTGATGTGA
- a CDS encoding chorismate--pyruvate lyase family protein: MNKAHPLAWHSTLTSVSYHQRNWLQDRGSLTRRIQDRCGQFRVQRLFQSFSRIYGDELGVMGLRASELAMVREVYLYCGNTPVVFAHSVVAHKNLRGAWRGLSGLGNKSLGTVLFTNPKIKRTPLEFKKVSRGHFLYDRACARLPETPANLWARRSLFTLHGQSILVTEVFLPAILNLPL, encoded by the coding sequence ATGAACAAAGCGCATCCGCTGGCATGGCATTCCACACTGACTTCTGTTTCATACCATCAACGTAACTGGTTACAGGATCGCGGGTCATTGACGCGCCGCATCCAGGATCGCTGCGGACAATTTCGCGTACAACGCCTATTCCAATCGTTCAGCAGGATTTACGGGGATGAGTTGGGTGTGATGGGATTGCGTGCCAGTGAGTTGGCCATGGTGCGGGAAGTTTATTTATACTGCGGGAATACGCCAGTGGTGTTTGCGCATTCGGTGGTGGCGCATAAAAACCTGCGCGGTGCATGGCGGGGTTTGAGCGGATTGGGCAATAAATCACTGGGAACGGTTTTGTTTACCAATCCCAAAATCAAGCGCACACCGCTGGAATTTAAAAAAGTCAGCCGTGGCCATTTCCTTTATGATCGTGCATGTGCGCGCTTGCCGGAGACACCGGCCAATCTGTGGGCGCGGCGCTCGTTGTTTACACTGCACGGGCAATCGATATTAGTAACCGAAGTTTTTTTACCCGCTATCTTGAATTTACCGCTATGA
- the ubiA gene encoding 4-hydroxybenzoate octaprenyltransferase has protein sequence MNLADRIRIYAQLMRLDKPIGILLLLWPMLWGLWFAAQGIPDGQILVIFVLGTVLMRSAGCVINDYADRKIDPHVERTKNRPMAAGRVSSKEALLLAAVLSICAFLLILPLNQLTILLSVPALFLAGSYPFTKRFFAMPQAYLGIAFSFGIPMAFAAQTDGLPPIIWVLMLANLFWVIAYDTEYAIVDKPDDLKIGIQTSAITFGRFDVLGVMVCHACFIAIMLIIGQMQQMNWAYYAGLSVATGLIAYQYTLIRHRDRALCFKAFLHNNWVGMTVFAGIALDFVIFPH, from the coding sequence ATGAATTTGGCAGACCGAATTAGAATCTATGCGCAATTGATGCGGCTTGATAAACCGATCGGTATTTTACTGTTGTTATGGCCGATGCTGTGGGGTCTGTGGTTTGCCGCACAGGGAATACCCGATGGGCAGATTCTGGTCATTTTTGTGTTGGGCACGGTGCTGATGCGCTCAGCGGGCTGTGTCATCAATGACTACGCCGACCGCAAGATCGATCCGCATGTCGAGCGCACCAAAAATCGCCCGATGGCGGCCGGCCGGGTTAGCTCCAAGGAAGCTTTGCTGCTGGCGGCAGTATTGAGTATCTGCGCATTTCTGCTGATTCTGCCTTTGAATCAACTGACCATCCTGCTTTCGGTACCGGCACTGTTTCTGGCTGGAAGCTATCCGTTCACCAAGCGTTTCTTTGCGATGCCGCAAGCTTATCTGGGCATTGCGTTCAGTTTCGGCATTCCGATGGCTTTTGCCGCACAAACCGATGGCCTGCCGCCGATCATTTGGGTTTTGATGCTGGCCAATCTGTTCTGGGTGATTGCGTACGATACCGAGTATGCCATCGTCGATAAACCGGACGATTTGAAAATCGGCATCCAAACTTCCGCGATTACTTTTGGACGCTTTGATGTGCTGGGCGTGATGGTATGTCATGCCTGTTTCATCGCGATCATGCTGATCATCGGACAAATGCAGCAGATGAATTGGGCGTATTACGCCGGATTATCGGTTGCAACCGGGTTAATTGCTTACCAATATACATTGATCCGGCATCGCGACCGGGCTTTGTGTTTCAAGGCATTTCTGCATAACAATTGGGTAGGAATGACGGTGTTTGCCGGGATCGCGCTCGATTTTGTCATTTTCCCGCATTAA
- the ubiD gene encoding 4-hydroxy-3-polyprenylbenzoate decarboxylase: MQYKDLRDFIAQLEAMGELKRIQTEIDPALEMTEICDRILKAQGPAVLFEHPKGHSMPVLGNLFGTPKRVALGMGQESVEALREVGKLLAYLKEPDPPKGLKDAWDKLPLLKQVLNMAPKELSSAPCQEIVWEGNDVDLSRIPIQTCWPGDVAPLITWGLTVTRGPNKTRQNLGIYRQQVIGPNKVIMRWLAHRGGALDFREFSLLNPGKPYPLAVALGADPATILGAVTPVPDTLSEYQFAGLLRGAKTEVVKCIGNDLQVPASAEIVLEGAIHPGETALEGPYGDHTGYYNEQETFPVFTIDRITMRRNPIYHSTYTGKPPDEPAILGVALNEVFVPLLQKQFPEITDFYLPPEGCSYRMAVVSMKKQYAGHSKRVMFGIWSFLRQFMYTKFIIVTDDDINVRDWKEVIWAITTRVDPVRDTLLVENTPIDYLDFASPISGLGGKMGLDATNKFPGETNREWGTPIVMDDAVKQRVDAIWQNLGI, encoded by the coding sequence ATGCAATATAAAGACCTCCGGGATTTCATCGCGCAACTGGAAGCAATGGGTGAACTCAAGCGCATTCAAACGGAAATTGATCCGGCGCTGGAGATGACGGAAATCTGCGACCGTATCCTGAAAGCGCAAGGCCCGGCGGTTTTGTTTGAGCACCCCAAAGGGCACAGCATGCCGGTGCTCGGCAATCTGTTTGGCACACCGAAACGGGTGGCGCTGGGTATGGGGCAGGAATCGGTCGAAGCGCTGCGCGAGGTTGGTAAATTATTGGCGTACCTGAAAGAACCCGATCCGCCGAAGGGATTGAAAGATGCCTGGGATAAATTGCCGCTATTGAAGCAAGTATTGAATATGGCGCCGAAAGAATTGAGCAGCGCGCCGTGTCAGGAAATCGTGTGGGAAGGCAACGATGTCGATCTGAGCCGCATACCGATTCAAACCTGCTGGCCGGGCGATGTCGCGCCACTGATCACCTGGGGTTTGACGGTGACACGCGGACCGAACAAAACCCGGCAGAATCTAGGTATTTACCGCCAGCAAGTCATCGGCCCGAATAAAGTCATTATGCGCTGGCTGGCGCATCGCGGCGGGGCGCTGGATTTCCGTGAATTCAGCTTGCTGAATCCGGGCAAACCGTATCCGCTGGCAGTCGCTTTGGGCGCCGACCCAGCGACCATACTCGGTGCCGTGACACCGGTGCCGGATACATTGAGCGAATACCAGTTCGCCGGACTACTGCGTGGTGCCAAAACCGAAGTGGTGAAATGCATCGGCAATGACCTGCAAGTTCCGGCGAGTGCAGAAATCGTGCTCGAAGGCGCGATTCATCCCGGCGAAACCGCATTGGAAGGACCATATGGCGATCACACGGGTTATTACAACGAACAGGAAACTTTCCCGGTTTTTACCATCGATCGCATCACCATGCGGCGCAATCCGATTTATCACTCCACCTATACCGGCAAACCGCCGGATGAACCGGCGATTCTTGGCGTGGCGTTGAACGAAGTATTCGTGCCTTTACTGCAAAAACAATTCCCGGAAATTACCGATTTTTACCTGCCGCCGGAAGGGTGTTCGTACCGCATGGCGGTGGTCAGTATGAAGAAGCAATATGCCGGACACAGCAAACGCGTGATGTTCGGTATCTGGAGTTTTTTGCGTCAGTTCATGTACACCAAGTTTATCATCGTCACCGACGACGACATCAACGTGCGTGACTGGAAGGAAGTGATTTGGGCGATTACTACGCGCGTCGATCCGGTGCGCGATACCTTGCTGGTGGAAAACACACCGATCGACTACCTCGATTTCGCCAGTCCGATTTCCGGATTGGGCGGTAAAATGGGGCTGGACGCGACCAATAAATTTCCCGGTGAAACGAATCGGGAATGGGGCACGCCGATCGTGATGGATGATGCAGTTAAGCAGCGGGTCGATGCCATTTGGCAAAATCTTGGGATTTAA
- a CDS encoding DMT family protein yields MREIGHTILLLTMSNVFMTFAWYAHLKELNHKPWIIAALVSWSIAFFEYMLQVPANRIGYTVLSVAQLKILQEVITLTVFVPFALFYLKEPLKLDYLWAALCMVGAVYFMFRAR; encoded by the coding sequence ATGCGTGAGATCGGGCATACTATCTTGCTATTGACGATGAGTAACGTGTTCATGACCTTCGCCTGGTACGCGCATTTGAAGGAATTGAATCACAAGCCGTGGATTATCGCCGCGCTGGTCAGCTGGAGCATTGCTTTTTTCGAATATATGCTGCAAGTTCCGGCCAACCGGATCGGTTACACGGTATTGTCGGTCGCGCAGCTCAAAATTTTGCAGGAGGTCATCACGTTGACCGTGTTTGTGCCATTTGCATTGTTTTATTTGAAAGAACCGCTGAAGCTGGATTATCTCTGGGCCGCATTATGCATGGTAGGCGCGGTTTATTTCATGTTCCGCGCACGCTGA
- a CDS encoding LPS-assembly protein LptD yields MKLPIIPSIFILALVLTLPLNSWGSCVVPRIEGESEIEYKPIVKPQKKPVFIEADRITGYYKQEVEATGNAVLQQGDNTLKADRVKYYEQTEDTEVEGNIHLERPKDILQGKKLELNMKTEVGQLTEPRYSMKQGKGRGAGDILYFEGKDHYRIKETNYTTCPPKKRDWYLRATELEIDNNQEVATAKHVSIVFKDVPILYSPWVNFSYSGRRKSGLLAPVAGYNAKTGFDMGLPIYLNIAPNIDATITPRIMTMRGFLLSNELRYLGNNNMNGHLLFDILPMDINTDRTRWGVLYTHSQNIGRGWQGFLNYNEVSDDRYFRELTPNLAQTSLTNLSQQAGVAYNGRLGKDGALQFTGFAQRFQTLQDPFARFVSPYERLPHFALNAVKYNVGKMDFEMKSSWTNFYHPTLVDGNRLVFYPSVSVPLRNEFGYITPKFGLHYTHYNLDSAPVEGKSNNLDRTVPIFSWDSGIAFDRQVRLWDTKFVQTLEPRLFYVYAPYRNQSFLPNFDSAVNDFSFAQILTENRFSGGDRINDANRVVTALTSRFVEQETGIERLRLAVGQQFNFNDPRVLLLPPQVTSGRSDFIAAISGRLTPTISADSNVQMDESKLWIEKVRTGISYQPEAGKVLNLGYRFTRGVLEQVDTSMQWPLGGNWHGVTRVNYSLLDDKILAGLAGFEYNSCCWALRVVLQRLTTATQTTTTAFFVQLELKGLMGLGNNPLQVLQQSIPGYTSVH; encoded by the coding sequence ATGAAGTTACCTATTATCCCGAGTATATTTATCCTGGCGTTAGTGCTCACTTTACCGCTCAACAGTTGGGGCAGTTGCGTCGTTCCCAGAATCGAAGGTGAGAGTGAGATCGAATATAAACCGATCGTCAAACCGCAAAAGAAACCAGTATTCATCGAGGCTGATCGAATTACCGGTTATTACAAGCAAGAAGTCGAAGCAACCGGAAATGCGGTTCTGCAACAAGGTGACAATACTCTTAAGGCTGATCGTGTGAAATATTACGAGCAGACCGAAGATACCGAAGTTGAAGGAAATATCCACCTGGAAAGACCTAAGGATATCCTGCAAGGCAAGAAACTCGAACTCAATATGAAAACCGAAGTCGGTCAATTGACCGAACCGCGCTATTCCATGAAACAAGGAAAAGGGCGCGGTGCTGGCGATATCTTGTATTTTGAAGGCAAAGATCACTACCGGATCAAAGAGACCAACTACACCACCTGCCCGCCCAAAAAAAGGGATTGGTATCTGCGCGCGACAGAGCTGGAAATCGACAACAACCAAGAAGTGGCTACCGCGAAGCATGTCAGTATTGTGTTTAAAGATGTGCCGATTTTATATTCACCGTGGGTCAATTTCTCCTACAGCGGCCGGCGTAAAAGCGGATTACTGGCGCCTGTTGCGGGCTACAACGCCAAAACCGGCTTCGATATGGGGTTGCCGATTTATTTGAATATCGCACCCAATATCGATGCGACCATAACACCGCGGATTATGACGATGCGTGGTTTTTTGTTAAGCAATGAGCTGCGCTATCTCGGCAATAACAACATGAACGGTCATTTGCTGTTCGATATCCTGCCGATGGACATTAATACCGATCGAACCCGCTGGGGCGTTTTATACACGCATTCGCAGAATATCGGCCGGGGCTGGCAAGGCTTTCTAAATTATAACGAGGTATCTGACGACCGGTATTTTCGTGAGCTTACCCCTAACCTGGCACAGACCAGCTTGACCAACTTGTCGCAACAAGCCGGCGTTGCATACAACGGTAGGTTAGGTAAGGATGGCGCATTGCAATTCACTGGATTTGCACAGCGCTTTCAAACCCTCCAGGATCCGTTTGCACGGTTTGTTTCTCCCTACGAGCGATTGCCGCATTTTGCTTTGAATGCCGTCAAATATAATGTCGGCAAAATGGATTTTGAAATGAAAAGCAGCTGGACGAATTTTTATCATCCGACACTCGTCGATGGCAATCGCCTGGTTTTTTATCCCAGTGTCAGTGTTCCGTTGCGCAATGAATTCGGCTATATCACCCCTAAATTCGGGCTGCACTATACCCACTATAATCTTGATTCAGCGCCGGTTGAAGGTAAAAGCAACAACCTTGACCGCACCGTGCCGATTTTCAGCTGGGATAGCGGCATTGCATTTGACCGTCAAGTCAGGCTATGGGATACAAAATTTGTTCAGACGCTGGAACCGCGCTTGTTTTATGTTTACGCGCCATACCGGAATCAAAGTTTCCTGCCTAATTTTGACTCCGCAGTCAATGACTTCAGCTTTGCGCAAATACTGACCGAAAACCGTTTCAGCGGCGGTGACCGTATCAACGATGCCAATCGCGTCGTAACTGCGTTGACATCGCGATTCGTGGAGCAGGAGACAGGGATCGAACGATTGCGCCTTGCCGTTGGACAGCAATTCAACTTTAACGACCCTAGAGTTCTATTGCTTCCGCCTCAAGTCACCAGCGGCCGGTCGGACTTCATTGCCGCGATATCCGGGCGTCTGACACCAACCATCAGTGCCGACTCGAATGTCCAGATGGACGAATCCAAATTATGGATTGAAAAGGTTCGCACCGGTATCAGCTACCAGCCGGAAGCCGGAAAGGTGCTCAATCTGGGTTACCGGTTTACCCGCGGTGTATTGGAGCAAGTGGATACTTCGATGCAATGGCCGCTGGGCGGAAATTGGCATGGCGTTACCCGGGTCAATTATTCATTGCTGGATGATAAAATTCTGGCCGGTTTGGCCGGTTTTGAATATAACTCGTGCTGCTGGGCCTTACGGGTTGTACTGCAACGGTTGACGACCGCGACACAAACGACCACCACCGCATTTTTTGTGCAACTTGAGTTAAAAGGGTTAATGGGACTTGGCAATAACCCGTTGCAGGTACTGCAACAAAGCATTCCCGGCTATACCAGCGTTCATTAA